A single genomic interval of Vicia villosa cultivar HV-30 ecotype Madison, WI unplaced genomic scaffold, Vvil1.0 ctg.000010F_1_1, whole genome shotgun sequence harbors:
- the LOC131621720 gene encoding uncharacterized protein LOC131621720, which produces MDLLKQELLKKRQSLAEETGGKRVFKRSEIQQKQIQKLREEEKRELEAKSKKRNSSSSDTTSSVPTSSTTPSSSVTSAAASSSASLPDQQNIDSLVLPKQEVIRRLRFLKQPVTLFGEDDDARLDRLKYVLKAGLFEVDSDMTEGQTNDFLRDIAELRKRQKTGIGSDRKRQKAEDGATEDGDGGAGDDDLSDCGGSSGADNDKDLKRMKANFEDLCDEDKILVFFKKLLNEWKQELREMAETEKRTAKGKSMVATFKQCARYLNPLFKFCRKKVLQDDIRQALLLMVECCMRRDYLAAMDHYIRLAIGNAPWPIGVTMVGIHERSAREKIYTNSVAHIMNDETTRKYLQSVKRLMTFCQRRYPTLPSKAVEFNSLANGSDLQSLLAEERFSGVNQASEERLRLMPAPRES; this is translated from the exons atggaccttctgaagcaagaGCTTCTCAAGAAGCGCCAATCCCTAGCCGAAGAAACCGGCGGCAAGAGAGTCTTCAAACGCTCCGAAATCCAACAGAAACAAATCCAAAAGCTCCGCGAAGAAGAAAAGCGTGAACTCGAAGCAAAATCCAAAAAACGCAACTCATCTTCCTCCGACACCACCTCCTCCGTCCCAACCTCATCCACCACACCTTCCTCCTCCGTCACATCCGCCGCCGCCTCATCCAGCGCCTCCCTCCCGGACCAGCAGAACATCGACAGCCTCGTCCTTCCTAAACAGGAGGTCATTCGTCGTCTCCGGTTCCTCAAGCAGCCGGTCACGCTATTCGGCGAAGACGACGATGCTAGACTCGATCGTCTCAAGTATGTTCTCAAAGCTGGATTGTTTGAAGTTGATAGCGATATGACGGAGGGACAGACGAATGATTTCTTGAGAGATATTGCGGAGTTGAGGAAGCGGCAGAAGACGGGGATTGGGAGTGATAGGAAGAGGCAGAAGGCTGAGGATGGTGCCACTGAGGATGGTGATGGTGGTGCTGGTGATGATGATTTAAGTGATTGTGGTGGATCCAGTGGAGCTGATAATGACAAGGATTTGAAGCGGATGAAGGCGAATTTTGAGGATTTGTGTGATGAAGATAAGATTCTGGTGTTTTTTAAGAAGCTGTTGAATGAGTGGAAACAGGAATTGCGTGAGATGGCTGAGACGGAGAAGAGAACGGCTAAAGGGAAGTCCATGGTTGCTACCTTCAAGCAGTGCGCGCGGTACTTGAACCCTCTGTTTAAGTTTTGTAGGAAGAAG GTTCTTCAGGATGACATCCGACAGGCACTATTGTTGATGGTTGAATGCTGTATGAGGCGAGATTATCTGGCTGCAATGGACCACTATATTAGGCTGGCTATAGGCAATGCTCCATGGCCTATTGGTGTTACTATGGTTGGTATTCACGAAAGATCTGCCCGTGAAAAGATCTACACAAATAGTGTTGCTCACATCATGAATGATGAAACAACTCGCAAGTACTTACAATCAGTAAAGAGATTAATGACATTTTGCCAACGGCGTTACCCGACACTGCCATCTAAAGCAGTTGAGTTTAACAGTTTGGCAAATGGGAGCGATTTGCAATCACTATTAGCAGAAGAGAGATTTAGTGGGGTCAATCAGGCATCTGAGGAGAGGCTTAGGTTAATGCCTGCTCCTAGAGAAAGTTAG
- the LOC131621717 gene encoding F-box protein SKIP17-like has protein sequence MDTVEEVEIPIPSSSSSSSSSMAKRPCPSQNPKMEVENLLDEFLSLSDRPSLSLDLSLENLLQSMPPDSDLIDRALRMGSLLLDAAKHSSRKRSSNHNSIVWPFPPDLTFKIFSMLDTQSLCYVSAACSFFSKCAKDPLCYQHIDLTTLVPKVNNAVVATMIQRAGKALRSLKLGVVPATVCSPGFCQPLVSPVRKAMVEAPNFSWNDKRSRQGRESSILTRCCLNPLSAEGGAPGALLRKLHLYNIERMDNASLCCALSACPSLLDLEIVGIHVELRQTLMSVSANCHLIERLFFESSRTGRDDSLKMQTCSELVNNCPHLTSLSLRGFKLHDCKVRILVKGFRKLKYVDFSTSYSITGNFLRNLGNSNGGNLLEVLILRDCMHLKEMEVARMLAAILEGDFKLLIHLDISNREGLACEADWYHRCYNSSIMPIKQVLEARPDMRVVAEYPSEGSYVETFDTDMNSDISLLSQLSSPLSDGSIFMSTSEGSYNSDHGSGNEEGQDAVIYGESSDEDNILSL, from the exons ATGGATACGGTTGAGGAAGTTGAGATTCCAattccatcttcttcatcttcatcttcatcatcaatggcgaaAAGACCTTGTCCATCTCAAAACCCTAAAATGGAGGTCGAAAATCTCCTCGACGAGTTTCTCTCTCTTTCCGATCGTCCTTCTCTCTCCCTCGATCTCTCCCTAGAGAATCTTCTCCAATCAATGCCTCCTGACTCCGATCTCATCGATCGCGCTCTCAGAATGGGTTCTCTCCTTCTCGATGCCGCCAAACACTCCTCTCGCAAACGCTCTTCCAATCATAATTCGATTGTTTGGCCTTTCCCTCCCGATCTCACCTTCAAG ATCTTCTCGATGCTTGATACTCAGAGCCTGTGCTATGTATCTGCTGCTTGTTCGTTTTTTAGCAAATGTGCTAAAGATCCTTTGTGCTATCAGCATATTGATTTGACAACACTTGTTCCTAAGGTTAACAATGCAGTAGTTGCCACTATGATTCAGCGAGCTGGAAAGGCACTAAG GTCTCTTAAGCTTGGTGTTGTCCCTGCTACAGTCTGTTCTCCTGGATTTTGTCAACCATTGGTTTCTCCAGTTAGAAAAGCTATGGTAGAGGCGCCTAACTTTTCATGGAATGATAAGAGGTCTCGTCAAGGGAGAGAATCTTCCATTCTTACAAGATGCTGTTTAAACCCTTTAAGCGCGGAGGGTGGTGCACCGGG TGCTCTTTTGAGAAAGTTACACCTGTACAACATTGAGAGAATGGACAACGCATCTCTTTGTTGTGCATTGTCAGCATGCCCTTCTCTCCTTGATCTGGAAATTGTTGGAAT CCATGTTGAACTGAGGCAAACTCTAATGTCAGTAAGTGCAAACTGCCACTTGATTGAGCGTTTGTTTTTCGAGTCTTCCAGAACAG GTAGAGATGACAGCTTGAAAATGCAAACCTGTTCTGAGCTAGTAAACAATTGTCCTCATCTAACTTCTTTATCTCTACGAGGGTTTAAGCTACATGATTGTAAAGTTCGCATACTGGTTAAG GGATTTCGGAAACTGAAATATGTTGATTTTTCAACATCTTATTCAATCACTGGGAATTTCTTAAG AAACCTTGGAAACTCCAACGGTGGGAATTTGCTCGAGGTCTTAATTTTAAGGGATTGCATGCATCTCAAAGAG ATGGAAGTTGCTAGGATGTTGGCAGCAATTCTTGAAGGAGATTTCAAATTGCTTATACATCTT GACATATCCAATAGGGAAGGCTTAGCATGTGAGGCTGACTGGTATCACAGGTGCTACAACTCTAG CATTATGCCTATTAAGCAGGTTTTGGAAGCAAGGCCTGATATGCGTGTGGTGGCAGAATATCCATCAGAAGGAAG CTATGTCGAGACATTTGATACTGATATGAATAGTGATATAAGTCTCTTATCACAACTTAGCAGCCCCTTATCAGATGGATCAATTTTTATGAGTACATCTGAAGGAAGCTACAATAGCGATCATGGTAGTGGAAATGAGGAAGGACAAGATGCGGTGATTTATGGGGAAAGTTCAGATGAAGACAATATTCTGAGCCTGTAA